Proteins encoded in a region of the Corallococcus caeni genome:
- a CDS encoding M24 family metallopeptidase encodes MTRVRPVLLSALLLASLAHAAPAVPAAEGAWPRVRKERLQKLLPQAMARAGVDAWVVLCRENDNDPLAAHVGGENAGGTAAFLFLRDGDALRSTALSPEGEATALRDMGVVDEVVAFERGADVNALIAARLAKAKPTKVAINSSERMSIADGLSATQRAKLEAALSPALRKKLVSSEDLVSEWLSVKTPEEVDIMRKAADLTAKLEEEAYRTVVPGKTRDSDVARFLKKRIAELGVGDGWQPDQNPNVNSGPTRGHSNATDRVIQPGDFIQTDFGIRVGGTWVTDIQRFAYVLAPGEQQPPAEALAKWEKSKKGSRIALAAMKPGARGYDVDKAQRDWMREAGSEPVMWGTGHPVGYWAHDAGPALSGAASGKPPTGSALRKLQPGQVFAFDGFFAWKDGSSPDALRILSVEEMAVVTDTGAEYLNPPQEQLILIPSPVTATKR; translated from the coding sequence CTGACGCGCGTCCGGCCCGTGCTCCTCTCCGCCCTGCTGCTTGCCTCCCTCGCCCACGCGGCCCCCGCCGTGCCCGCCGCGGAAGGCGCGTGGCCTCGCGTGCGCAAGGAGCGCCTCCAGAAGCTCTTGCCCCAGGCCATGGCCCGCGCGGGCGTGGACGCGTGGGTGGTGCTCTGCCGCGAGAACGACAACGACCCGCTCGCCGCCCACGTCGGCGGGGAGAACGCGGGCGGCACCGCCGCGTTCCTGTTCCTGCGCGACGGCGACGCGCTGCGCTCCACCGCCCTGTCCCCCGAGGGTGAGGCCACCGCGCTCCGGGACATGGGCGTGGTGGACGAGGTGGTGGCCTTCGAGCGCGGCGCGGACGTGAACGCGCTCATCGCCGCGCGTCTGGCCAAGGCGAAGCCAACGAAGGTGGCCATCAATTCGTCGGAGCGGATGTCCATCGCGGACGGGCTGTCCGCCACGCAGCGCGCGAAGCTGGAGGCGGCGCTGTCCCCCGCGCTGCGCAAGAAGCTGGTGTCCTCCGAGGATCTGGTCTCCGAGTGGCTGTCCGTGAAGACGCCGGAGGAGGTGGACATCATGCGCAAGGCCGCGGACCTCACCGCGAAGCTGGAGGAGGAGGCGTACCGCACGGTGGTGCCGGGCAAGACGCGGGACTCGGACGTGGCGCGCTTCCTCAAGAAGCGCATCGCGGAGCTGGGCGTGGGCGACGGGTGGCAGCCGGACCAGAACCCCAACGTGAACAGCGGGCCCACGCGCGGGCACTCGAACGCCACCGACCGCGTCATCCAGCCGGGGGACTTCATCCAGACGGACTTCGGCATCCGCGTGGGCGGCACCTGGGTGACGGACATCCAGCGCTTCGCCTACGTGCTGGCCCCGGGCGAGCAGCAGCCGCCCGCGGAGGCGCTGGCGAAGTGGGAGAAGTCGAAGAAGGGCAGCCGCATCGCGCTGGCGGCGATGAAGCCCGGCGCGCGCGGCTACGACGTGGACAAGGCCCAGCGCGACTGGATGCGCGAAGCGGGCTCCGAGCCCGTGATGTGGGGCACCGGCCACCCCGTGGGCTACTGGGCCCATGACGCCGGCCCGGCCCTGTCCGGCGCGGCGTCCGGCAAGCCGCCCACGGGCTCCGCGCTGCGCAAGCTCCAGCCCGGCCAGGTGTTCGCCTTCGACGGCTTCTTCGCGTGGAAGGACGGCAGCAGCCCGGACGCGCTGCGCATCCTCTCCGTGGAGGAGATGGCCGTCGTCACCGACACCGGCGCCGAGTACCTCAACCCACCCCAGGAGCAGCTCATCCTCATCCCGTCTCCTGTCACGGCCACGAAACGCTGA
- a CDS encoding response regulator, which produces MPTVLVIDDDLFVLATVGDTLRGAGYTVLTVQSPAEAFHLDLSGVAAILCDYNMPEMNGSDVLVAIRELQECRAPFIFLTGHSDLDDLLPVAIRYGAELLPKPVDASELTRLLRKQIAA; this is translated from the coding sequence ATGCCAACCGTGCTGGTCATCGACGATGACCTCTTCGTGCTCGCGACCGTGGGGGACACCCTGCGGGGCGCGGGCTACACGGTGCTCACGGTGCAGTCCCCCGCCGAGGCCTTCCACCTGGACCTCTCCGGCGTCGCCGCCATCCTGTGCGACTACAACATGCCGGAGATGAACGGCTCCGACGTGCTCGTCGCCATTCGCGAGCTGCAGGAGTGCCGGGCGCCGTTCATCTTCCTCACGGGCCACTCGGACCTGGATGACCTGCTGCCCGTGGCCATCCGCTACGGCGCGGAGCTGCTGCCCAAGCCGGTGGATGCCTCCGAGCTGACGCGGCTGCTGCGCAAGCAGATCGCCGCCTGA
- a CDS encoding tetratricopeptide repeat protein, with protein sequence MHCPARWGAHLPWGASVLNPVPRHETLFKAGDLEGARREALLAQERDASDWRAALTLARLALMDGEDALAESLLLGVTRAGEASRPEARLVRAALHTRRGEWPQALALYRALTEEPDPPTEAFFGLGYAWMEQGNATAAYPALSQAVSREPRVALHHFQFARALFLLDRMEEAFAHLEKSLHLDPWHAPSYLVFARALEAGGELEAAEDLLRQGQKAVPDDVGLLKALSDVRLARGNVRGAVSAAEARVRVEPEGVAALGHLARLRVTERRFLEALELCHQLEARGLSTGLSRSVEALVFESLEPPDVERALAAWRDAVRLSPDDWMPAWRLGLLLLRQVEGGPPEAAAPAREPLAEAHRRAPHRPEPVLSLARVEARLGERDTAKARLTTLLGGPSLEPEWRERAEALLSELG encoded by the coding sequence ATGCATTGCCCTGCCCGGTGGGGTGCGCATCTTCCGTGGGGAGCGTCCGTCCTGAATCCTGTTCCACGCCATGAAACGCTGTTCAAGGCGGGTGACCTGGAGGGGGCCCGTCGCGAGGCCCTGCTCGCGCAGGAGCGCGATGCGTCCGACTGGCGCGCGGCGCTCACGCTGGCGCGGCTTGCCCTGATGGACGGCGAGGATGCGCTCGCGGAGTCCCTGCTCCTGGGCGTCACCCGGGCCGGCGAGGCCTCCCGGCCCGAGGCCCGGCTGGTGCGCGCGGCGCTGCACACGCGGCGCGGCGAGTGGCCCCAGGCCCTGGCCCTGTACCGGGCGCTCACGGAGGAGCCCGACCCGCCCACCGAGGCCTTCTTCGGCCTGGGCTACGCGTGGATGGAGCAGGGGAACGCGACCGCCGCGTACCCGGCCCTGTCCCAGGCCGTATCGCGCGAGCCTCGCGTGGCGCTGCACCACTTCCAGTTCGCGCGCGCCCTCTTCCTGCTCGACCGGATGGAGGAGGCCTTCGCGCACCTGGAGAAGTCCCTGCACCTGGACCCGTGGCACGCGCCCAGCTACCTCGTGTTCGCGCGCGCGCTGGAGGCGGGCGGGGAGCTGGAGGCGGCGGAGGACCTGCTGCGCCAGGGCCAGAAGGCGGTGCCGGACGACGTGGGCCTGCTCAAGGCGCTGTCGGACGTGCGGCTCGCGCGAGGCAACGTGCGCGGCGCCGTGTCCGCGGCGGAGGCCCGCGTGCGCGTGGAGCCCGAAGGCGTGGCGGCGCTGGGGCACCTGGCCCGCCTGCGCGTGACGGAGCGCCGCTTCCTGGAGGCCCTGGAGCTGTGCCACCAGCTGGAGGCGCGAGGCCTCTCCACCGGCCTCAGCCGCTCCGTGGAGGCGCTCGTCTTCGAGTCCCTGGAGCCGCCGGACGTGGAGCGCGCGCTCGCCGCGTGGCGCGACGCCGTGCGGCTGTCCCCGGACGACTGGATGCCCGCGTGGCGCCTGGGCCTGCTGCTTCTGCGTCAGGTGGAGGGCGGGCCCCCGGAGGCCGCGGCCCCCGCGCGCGAGCCCCTGGCGGAGGCCCACCGCCGCGCGCCCCACCGTCCGGAGCCCGTGCTGTCCCTGGCCCGCGTGGAGGCCCGGCTGGGTGAACGGGACACCGCGAAGGCGCGGCTGACGACGCTGCTGGGTGGGCCCTCGCTGGAGCCCGAGTGGCGCGAGCGCGCGGAGGCCCTGCTCTCCGAGCTGGGCTGA
- a CDS encoding endonuclease/exonuclease/phosphatase family protein has protein sequence MRLKVLTLNVAHGAPFAVPMPFLRRRSALLGTLDRVAALLSREAADVVALQEADRSSLFSGRVDQVARIAEQAGYPHVHHGVHSGVAGLFAQGTALLCRHPLESRDTAHFGRDRRMDKGYVVAALAGERGPEVVSLHLDPFSPAVRQRQVDQLIHALRQRPERPRVVMGDFNAEDADGPAARLCAALGLHTPADGEPTYPVPRARQRLDQVLISHALRFTRYARLPDAVSDHHAVVAELTLQPSTATS, from the coding sequence GTGCGACTCAAGGTCCTCACCCTGAACGTGGCCCACGGTGCGCCCTTCGCCGTGCCCATGCCCTTCCTGCGCCGGCGGTCGGCGCTGCTGGGCACGCTGGACCGGGTGGCGGCGCTGCTCTCGCGCGAGGCCGCGGACGTGGTGGCGTTGCAGGAGGCGGACCGGTCCAGCCTCTTCAGCGGGCGGGTGGATCAGGTGGCGCGCATCGCGGAGCAGGCCGGCTATCCGCACGTGCATCACGGCGTGCACTCCGGTGTCGCCGGGCTGTTCGCGCAGGGCACCGCGCTCCTGTGCCGGCATCCGCTGGAGTCGCGCGACACGGCGCACTTCGGCCGCGACCGGCGGATGGACAAGGGCTACGTCGTCGCCGCGCTCGCGGGGGAGCGCGGGCCGGAGGTCGTGTCGCTGCACCTGGATCCGTTCTCCCCCGCGGTGCGACAGCGGCAGGTGGACCAGCTCATCCACGCCCTGCGCCAGCGGCCGGAGCGGCCTCGCGTGGTGATGGGCGACTTCAACGCGGAGGACGCGGACGGCCCCGCGGCCCGCCTGTGCGCGGCGCTGGGACTGCACACGCCCGCTGACGGCGAGCCCACGTATCCCGTTCCGCGAGCACGTCAGCGGTTGGATCAGGTGCTCATCTCCCACGCCCTGCGCTTCACCCGCTACGCGCGCCTGCCCGACGCCGTCTCCGACCACCACGCCGTGGTGGCCGAGCTGACGCTTCAGCCGAGCACGGCGACGAGCTGA
- a CDS encoding acyl-CoA thioesterase, translated as MTSPFLAATVVEPLEPGHYRSRYEAAWYQGRGAYGGVVAGQVLRALEHHLNDAQRAVRSFTVHFCSPAAEGVADLHTRIERAGKLVTHATARVESGGAVVAVATATFGAARGGAPGYTDFVMPQVPAPGTLTPVPDDVPMPDFCRFFEYRYCVGSPPYSGGPEAEVGGWLRPRVPMALDAALCVGLMDAYPPSVLSRLEGFRAAASVDFSVQFFQTFPVKGIAPDAHYLRTGRSRHAADGYTEETQLLWAQDGTLLAQCRQLVAVLG; from the coding sequence ATGACTTCGCCCTTCCTCGCCGCCACCGTCGTTGAACCGCTGGAACCCGGGCACTACCGCTCGCGCTACGAGGCGGCCTGGTATCAGGGCCGGGGCGCCTACGGCGGCGTGGTGGCGGGGCAGGTGCTTCGCGCGCTGGAGCACCACCTGAACGACGCCCAGCGGGCGGTGCGCTCGTTCACCGTGCACTTCTGCTCGCCCGCGGCGGAGGGCGTGGCGGACCTGCACACGCGCATCGAGCGCGCCGGCAAGCTCGTCACCCACGCCACCGCGCGGGTGGAGAGCGGCGGCGCGGTGGTGGCCGTCGCCACGGCGACCTTCGGTGCCGCTCGCGGTGGGGCCCCCGGGTACACGGACTTCGTCATGCCCCAGGTGCCCGCGCCCGGGACGCTCACGCCCGTCCCCGACGACGTGCCCATGCCGGACTTCTGCCGCTTCTTCGAGTACCGCTACTGCGTGGGCTCGCCGCCGTACTCGGGCGGGCCCGAGGCGGAGGTGGGCGGCTGGCTGCGGCCTCGCGTCCCCATGGCGCTGGACGCGGCGCTGTGCGTGGGGTTGATGGACGCGTATCCGCCGTCCGTGCTGTCGCGGTTGGAGGGCTTCCGCGCCGCCGCGTCGGTGGACTTCAGCGTGCAGTTCTTCCAGACGTTCCCGGTGAAGGGCATCGCGCCGGACGCGCACTACCTGCGCACCGGCCGCTCGCGCCACGCCGCGGACGGCTACACGGAGGAGACCCAGCTGCTCTGGGCACAGGACGGCACGCTGCTCGCGCAGTGCCGTCAGCTCGTCGCCGTGCTCGGCTGA
- a CDS encoding TIM44-like domain-containing protein, with amino-acid sequence MRGSRSVLLLAVALFMGLGFGSLPDAEARPGGGSTYRGSSRSSSSSRSSSSSRSSSSSRSSSSSSFGSSSRSSYSSGSRSYGSSGSSSSDGGGAFGGFCLLIVVLGVVAIVLMNARSGSGQKEWSTSAPHAPPPPRRQGSLRTKLASLARVGPKGSDGSVQPLDPEFSIVLFEDFVYSLFARVHEARGGDRLDTLGGWLSDGAIASLRELGTPDAVKAVVVGAVTYESVEGVGANSQRVRVVLRFEANYTEVSGSEQSWYVAEEWRLERDASVKSRPPEDARAFKCPNCGAPLESVHGHTCSYCNTVVNTGEFDWVVTRVTARERERRGPQLTGTTEEQGTELPTLKDPRAQERLNALMHDDPEATPLALRKRLEFIFHEMQTAWAQREWQGMRPFLSDNLFQTQLYWINAYRQAGLRNITENAHITNLTLARVTRDAYFDAVTLRVHASSLDYTVRDRDGQVVGGSRSRERAYSEYWTLIRGRGVQGRPSTRKQCPSCGAPLSINMAGHCTHCQARVTSGEFDWVLSRIEQDEAYQG; translated from the coding sequence GTGAGGGGCTCGCGTTCCGTCCTCCTCCTCGCCGTCGCGCTGTTCATGGGGCTGGGCTTCGGCTCGCTCCCCGACGCCGAGGCGCGCCCTGGCGGTGGCAGCACCTACCGCGGCTCCAGCCGCAGCTCGTCGAGCAGCCGAAGCTCATCGAGCAGCCGCAGCTCGTCGAGCAGCCGCAGTTCGTCGTCCTCGTCCTTCGGGTCCAGCAGCCGGTCCTCGTACAGCTCCGGCAGCCGGTCCTACGGCTCCAGCGGTTCGTCGTCGTCGGACGGTGGAGGGGCGTTCGGGGGCTTCTGCCTGCTCATCGTCGTCCTGGGCGTGGTCGCCATCGTGCTCATGAACGCGAGGTCGGGCTCGGGACAGAAGGAGTGGAGCACCAGCGCGCCCCATGCCCCGCCGCCCCCCCGGCGTCAGGGGTCGCTGCGCACGAAGCTCGCGAGCCTGGCCCGCGTGGGACCCAAGGGCTCGGACGGGTCCGTGCAGCCGCTGGATCCGGAGTTCTCCATCGTCCTCTTCGAGGACTTCGTCTACTCGCTCTTCGCCCGCGTGCATGAGGCACGCGGCGGCGACCGCCTGGACACGCTGGGCGGCTGGCTGTCCGACGGCGCCATCGCCTCGCTCCGGGAGCTGGGAACGCCGGACGCGGTGAAGGCCGTGGTGGTGGGGGCCGTGACGTACGAGTCCGTGGAGGGCGTGGGCGCGAACAGCCAGCGCGTCCGCGTGGTCCTGCGCTTCGAGGCCAACTACACGGAGGTCTCCGGCTCCGAGCAGAGCTGGTACGTCGCGGAGGAGTGGCGGCTGGAGCGCGACGCGTCCGTGAAGTCGCGGCCGCCCGAGGACGCGCGCGCCTTCAAGTGCCCGAACTGCGGCGCCCCGTTGGAGTCCGTGCACGGCCACACCTGCTCGTACTGCAACACGGTGGTGAACACCGGCGAGTTCGACTGGGTGGTGACGCGCGTGACGGCGCGGGAGCGCGAGCGGCGCGGTCCCCAGCTCACCGGCACCACGGAGGAGCAGGGCACGGAGCTGCCCACCCTCAAGGACCCGCGCGCGCAGGAGCGGCTGAACGCGCTCATGCACGACGACCCGGAGGCGACGCCGCTCGCGCTGCGCAAGCGCCTGGAGTTCATCTTCCACGAGATGCAGACGGCGTGGGCCCAGCGCGAATGGCAGGGCATGCGGCCCTTCCTCAGCGACAACCTCTTCCAGACGCAGCTGTACTGGATCAACGCCTACCGTCAGGCGGGCCTGCGCAACATCACGGAGAACGCGCACATCACGAACCTGACGCTCGCGCGCGTGACGCGGGACGCGTACTTCGACGCCGTCACGCTGCGCGTGCACGCCTCCAGCCTGGACTACACGGTGCGGGACCGGGACGGGCAGGTCGTGGGCGGCAGCCGTTCCCGGGAGCGCGCGTACAGCGAGTACTGGACGCTCATCCGCGGCCGGGGCGTGCAGGGCAGGCCCTCCACCCGGAAGCAGTGCCCGTCGTGCGGCGCCCCGCTGTCCATCAACATGGCGGGCCACTGCACGCACTGCCAGGCGCGGGTGACGTCCGGCGAGTTCGACTGGGTGCTCAGCCGCATCGAACAGGACGAGGCGTACCAGGGCTGA
- a CDS encoding TPM domain-containing protein, with protein MATTFLQDAARTLAAEAVAAIESQTSAEVVVAVRRAASDYAHTDARLGAAVAFVMLLVLLFIPQEVHLFAFPPVVLLSYAGGALGSRLLPSLRRALTSRKLQESCVRTAALAAFTELGVSHTSRRTGILVFVSLLERRVEVVTDHGVDPSLMGAEWQDALTQLSAALATSPAPEPFFQALRRLQAPLARALPRLEDDVNELPDMPGAVA; from the coding sequence ATGGCCACCACCTTCCTCCAAGACGCCGCACGTACCCTGGCCGCCGAAGCCGTCGCGGCCATTGAGTCCCAGACCTCCGCCGAGGTCGTGGTGGCCGTGCGCCGCGCCGCCAGCGACTACGCCCACACCGATGCCCGGCTGGGCGCGGCCGTCGCCTTCGTGATGCTGCTGGTGCTCCTGTTCATCCCGCAGGAGGTCCACCTCTTCGCCTTCCCGCCCGTGGTGCTCCTGTCCTACGCCGGGGGCGCGCTGGGCAGCCGCCTGCTGCCGTCGCTGCGCCGCGCGCTCACCTCGCGCAAGCTCCAGGAGTCCTGCGTGCGCACCGCCGCGCTGGCCGCCTTCACGGAGTTGGGCGTTTCTCACACGTCGCGCCGCACCGGCATCCTGGTGTTCGTCTCCCTCCTCGAGCGCCGCGTGGAGGTCGTCACCGACCATGGCGTGGACCCCTCGCTCATGGGCGCGGAGTGGCAGGACGCGCTCACGCAGCTGTCCGCCGCGCTGGCCACGTCCCCCGCGCCCGAGCCCTTCTTCCAGGCCCTGCGCCGCCTCCAGGCGCCGCTGGCGCGCGCGCTGCCCCGCCTGGAGGATGACGTGAACGAGCTGCCGGACATGCCCGGAGCCGTGGCGTGA
- a CDS encoding uracil-DNA glycosylase, translated as MSLADGLPEDWREVLHDAIHAPSFKELETFLRQERKEYTVFPSEEDLFSAFRFTPYADVRVLLLGQDPYHGPGQAHGLAFSVKPGVPPPPSLVNMFKELQSDVGAPKPRDGSLIPWAKQGVFLLNTVLTVRQGSPNSHAKHGWEPFTDAVIRAVSAKEDPVVFLLWGKPAQKKKALIDGDRHVILEGVHPSPLSASKGFFGSKPYSTTNAALQKHGQPTIDWALPA; from the coding sequence ATGAGCCTGGCGGACGGGTTGCCCGAGGACTGGAGAGAGGTGCTGCATGACGCCATCCACGCGCCGTCGTTCAAGGAGCTGGAGACGTTCCTGCGGCAGGAACGCAAGGAATACACCGTGTTCCCGTCGGAGGAGGACCTGTTCTCCGCGTTCCGCTTCACGCCCTACGCGGACGTGCGCGTGCTGCTGCTGGGCCAGGACCCCTACCACGGCCCCGGACAGGCCCACGGCCTCGCCTTCTCCGTGAAGCCCGGCGTGCCGCCTCCGCCCTCGCTCGTGAACATGTTCAAGGAGCTCCAGAGCGACGTGGGCGCTCCCAAGCCTCGCGACGGTTCACTCATCCCGTGGGCGAAGCAGGGCGTGTTCCTGCTCAACACCGTGCTCACCGTGCGCCAGGGCAGCCCCAACAGCCACGCGAAGCACGGGTGGGAGCCGTTCACCGACGCCGTCATCCGCGCCGTCAGCGCGAAGGAAGACCCCGTCGTCTTCCTGCTCTGGGGCAAGCCCGCGCAGAAGAAGAAGGCCCTCATCGACGGGGACCGCCACGTCATCCTGGAAGGCGTGCACCCCTCGCCGCTGTCCGCCAGCAAGGGGTTCTTCGGCAGCAAGCCGTACAGCACCACCAACGCCGCGCTCCAGAAGCACGGCCAGCCCACCATCGACTGGGCCCTGCCCGCCTGA
- a CDS encoding CpaF family protein, with the protein MTMYTESLRAFLKPVLAYLDDESVSEIMINGPTDVWIERKGRLIKTDAAFSDEGLLGAARNMAQFVGRPLSEERPRLDARLPDGSRIHVVIPPIARNGTTISIRKFFKDKLTIDSLLKFKSLTKPMARLIEAGIATKLNMLVAGGTGSGKTTLLNIVSSLIPDEERILTIEDSAELQLNQSHIVAFESRPADKFGKGAVDMGDLLHSALRLRPDRIVVGEVRGGEAFHLMQAMNTGHGGSLATTHANTPTDTLRRIESLCLMSSVELPMVAVRAQVASAINFVICCERLHDGSRKTIALSEVLPLTEKGEYRTQDIFVFTPVAKDEHGNILGYHAPTGIIPNFIQKARAYGFDDLDDAFFDPATYGVPPPPSFHVGEAYSLRWAPSLKHREQGLPDPAHFKEDWARFEQVLRNAAPDGPVSGPKPAAPPPKPAAAPPPPAKAAPALRPSLPSRPPPPQDDDKTPPPTRNPFAEQEDTRSAPPSEPLVQVSEDLLAEAPPARNTPPPRRPPPAPARPGMSPSNTLRAGATPTRRPPGPPPPPSDDLDEDEDDNRPKTELNTSEKTQIRPAPERPRR; encoded by the coding sequence ATGACGATGTACACCGAGTCGCTCCGCGCCTTCCTCAAGCCCGTCCTCGCCTACCTGGACGACGAGTCGGTGTCGGAAATCATGATCAACGGCCCCACCGACGTGTGGATCGAACGCAAGGGCCGGCTGATCAAGACGGATGCCGCCTTCTCCGACGAAGGCCTGCTGGGCGCCGCGCGCAACATGGCCCAGTTCGTGGGCCGCCCCCTGTCCGAGGAGCGCCCCCGCCTGGACGCGCGCCTGCCCGACGGCAGCCGCATCCACGTGGTCATCCCGCCCATCGCGCGCAACGGCACCACCATCTCCATCCGCAAGTTCTTCAAGGACAAGCTGACCATCGACTCGCTGTTGAAGTTCAAGTCGCTGACCAAGCCCATGGCGCGCCTCATCGAGGCCGGCATCGCCACCAAGCTCAACATGCTGGTGGCCGGCGGCACGGGCTCCGGCAAGACGACGCTGCTCAACATCGTCTCGTCCCTCATCCCGGACGAGGAGCGCATCCTCACCATCGAGGACTCCGCCGAGCTCCAGCTCAACCAGTCCCACATCGTGGCCTTCGAGTCCCGCCCCGCCGACAAGTTCGGCAAGGGCGCCGTGGACATGGGAGACCTGCTGCACTCCGCGCTGCGTCTGCGCCCGGACCGCATCGTGGTGGGCGAGGTGCGCGGCGGCGAGGCCTTCCACCTCATGCAGGCCATGAACACCGGCCACGGCGGCTCGCTGGCCACCACGCACGCGAACACGCCCACGGACACGCTGCGCCGCATTGAATCCCTGTGCCTCATGTCGTCCGTGGAGCTGCCCATGGTCGCCGTGCGCGCCCAGGTGGCCAGCGCCATCAACTTCGTCATCTGCTGCGAGCGCCTCCACGACGGCAGCCGCAAGACCATTGCCCTGTCGGAGGTGCTGCCCCTCACGGAGAAGGGCGAGTACCGCACGCAGGACATCTTCGTCTTCACGCCCGTCGCCAAGGACGAGCACGGCAACATCCTGGGCTACCACGCGCCCACCGGCATCATCCCCAACTTCATCCAGAAGGCCCGCGCGTACGGCTTCGACGACCTGGACGACGCCTTCTTCGACCCGGCCACCTACGGCGTGCCGCCCCCGCCCAGCTTCCACGTGGGCGAGGCGTACTCCCTGCGCTGGGCCCCCTCGCTGAAGCACCGCGAGCAGGGCCTGCCGGACCCCGCGCACTTCAAGGAGGACTGGGCCCGCTTCGAACAGGTGCTGCGCAACGCGGCCCCGGACGGCCCCGTCTCCGGCCCCAAGCCCGCGGCGCCCCCGCCCAAGCCCGCCGCCGCGCCGCCGCCGCCCGCGAAGGCCGCGCCGGCCTTGCGCCCCTCACTGCCGTCCCGCCCGCCGCCCCCGCAGGACGACGACAAGACGCCGCCGCCCACGCGCAACCCGTTCGCGGAGCAGGAGGACACCCGCTCCGCTCCGCCCTCCGAACCGCTGGTGCAGGTGTCCGAGGACCTGCTCGCGGAGGCCCCGCCCGCGCGCAACACGCCGCCGCCGCGCCGTCCGCCGCCCGCGCCCGCACGCCCCGGCATGTCGCCGTCCAACACCCTGCGCGCGGGTGCGACGCCCACGCGCCGTCCGCCGGGTCCCCCGCCACCGCCCTCCGACGACCTGGACGAGGACGAGGACGACAACCGGCCGAAGACGGAGCTGAACACGTCGGAGAAGACGCAGATCCGCCCCGCGCCGGAGCGCCCGCGCCGGTAG